Proteins from a single region of Burkholderiales bacterium:
- the cas5c gene encoding type I-C CRISPR-associated protein Cas5 gives MDHQRFVLEVRGDWACFTRPEMKVERVSYDVITPSAARAVFEAIFYKPAVRWEVRRIEVLTPVRWTNLRRNEVASVVSTRNVEQAMKQGTGELALYVDENRQQRAALLLRDVAWRLHADLVVRPDRRDPEAPAKFFAMFERRARKGQCVNQPYLGCREFAARWRLVEDVAVEPAPIAETRDLGWMLHDLDFTDAADPQPRFFRAQMTKGVIEIPAFGGEEVAR, from the coding sequence ATGGACCACCAACGCTTCGTACTCGAAGTCCGCGGCGACTGGGCCTGCTTCACGAGGCCGGAGATGAAAGTCGAACGCGTGAGCTACGACGTCATCACACCGTCGGCGGCGCGCGCCGTCTTCGAGGCCATCTTCTACAAGCCGGCGGTGCGCTGGGAAGTGCGGCGAATCGAAGTGCTCACACCGGTGCGCTGGACGAACCTCAGGCGTAACGAGGTCGCGTCGGTGGTCTCCACCCGCAACGTCGAGCAGGCGATGAAACAGGGCACAGGTGAACTGGCATTGTACGTGGACGAGAACCGCCAGCAGCGCGCCGCGCTCCTGCTGCGCGACGTGGCCTGGCGGCTGCACGCCGACCTTGTCGTGCGCCCGGACCGGCGCGACCCCGAGGCGCCGGCCAAATTCTTCGCGATGTTCGAGCGACGCGCCCGCAAGGGGCAATGCGTGAACCAGCCCTACCTCGGTTGCCGGGAGTTCGCGGCCCGGTGGCGACTTGTGGAGGACGTTGCTGTTGAGCCCGCGCCGATCGCCGAGACGCGCGACCTCGGCTGGATGCTGCACGACCTGGACTTCACCGACGCCGCCGACCCACAGCCGCGGTTCTTCCGCGCGCAGATGACGAAGGGCGTCATCGAGATCCCGGCATTCGGCGGCGAAGAGGTGGCGCGGTGA